A region of Phalacrocorax carbo chromosome 9, bPhaCar2.1, whole genome shotgun sequence DNA encodes the following proteins:
- the VCPKMT gene encoding protein N-lysine methyltransferase METTL21D isoform X2 gives MAGFVRELERRGGPALRLEQRVAGGVGCVVWDAALVLAKFLETGACPLDRRHVLELGAGTGAVGIMAATLGANVTVTDLEELQELLVANIENNKHLVTGSVRAKVLKWGEDVTEFQPPPDYILMADCIYYEESLEPLLKTLKDLTGPDTCILCCYEQRTMGKNPEIERKYFELLQTDFELEKIPLDKHDEEYRSEDIHIVNIHRKQTSFPS, from the exons ATGGCGGGCTTCGTGCGGGAGCtggagcggcggggcgggccggcgCTGCGGCTGGAGCAGCGGGTGGCGGGCGGCGTGGGTTGCGTGGTGTGGGACGCCGCGCTGGTGCTCGCCAAGTTCCTGGAGACCGGCGCTTGTCCCCTCGACCGCCGCCACGTCCTCGAACTGGGTGCCGGTACCGGCGCCGTGGGCATCATGGCGGCCACGCTGGG GGCAAACGTGACGGTCACCGacctggaggagctgcaggagtTGTTGGTGGCCAATATAGAGAACAACAAACATCTGGTGACGGGGTCGGTCCGAGCCAAGGTACTGAAATG GGGTGAAGATGTAACAGAATTTCAGCCTCCCCCTGATTATATACTAATGGCTGATTGCATTTACTACGAGGAG TCATTAGAACCATTATTGAAGACACTGAAAGACCTTACTGGCCCTGACACGTGCATCTTGTGCTGTTACGAGCAGAGGACTATGGGAAAGAATCCTGAAATTGAGAGAAAATACTTCGAG CTGCTTCAGACGGACTTTGAGCTGGAAAAAATTCCCCTGGATAAGCACGATGAGGAGTATCGCAGCGAAGACATTCATATCGTGAATATCCACAGGAAACAAACG AGTTTTCCGTCGTGA